The following are encoded together in the Pseudomonas sp. IB20 genome:
- the pgsA gene encoding CDP-diacylglycerol--glycerol-3-phosphate 3-phosphatidyltransferase, producing MNIPNLITVLRVLLIPIFILLFYLPYEWSYAASSSVFAFAAATDWLDGYLARRLEQSTPFGAFLDPVADKLMVAVALVLLVQEHGNLWLTLPAAVIIGREIVVSALREWMAEIGARAHVAVSNMGKWKTAAQMLALVILLANPSDFSFWVLTGYALLLIAAGLTLWSMLQYLRAAWPHLRTTVEKK from the coding sequence ATGAATATCCCTAATCTGATCACCGTTCTACGCGTCCTGCTTATCCCGATTTTCATTTTGTTGTTCTATTTGCCGTACGAATGGAGCTATGCCGCCTCCAGTTCAGTGTTTGCCTTCGCCGCCGCAACCGACTGGCTCGACGGCTACTTGGCCCGCCGTCTGGAGCAGAGCACGCCATTCGGCGCGTTCCTGGACCCGGTGGCCGACAAACTGATGGTAGCGGTCGCCCTGGTCCTGCTGGTGCAGGAGCATGGCAACCTGTGGCTGACCCTACCGGCCGCCGTGATCATCGGCCGCGAGATCGTCGTCTCGGCCCTGCGCGAATGGATGGCGGAAATTGGCGCCCGCGCCCACGTGGCCGTCTCCAACATGGGCAAATGGAAAACCGCTGCGCAAATGCTCGCGCTGGTGATCCTGCTGGCGAACCCGTCGGACTTCTCCTTCTGGGTACTCACGGGATACGCCTTGCTGCTGATCGCCGCCGGCCTGACGTTGTGGTCCATGCTCCAGTATTTGCGTGCCGCCTGGCCTCACCTGCGCACCACTGTGGAAAAGAAATAA
- a CDS encoding ATP-binding protein — translation MKMFNGLSRQIILSMSVVVLCVIALAVIGSYIFYALLWTYWPLTDDEVDQWLPASAEWIWMGLTTCVSLAVGSIVALKLSRRILMPLNSVAENLRKLADGDLDVQAVAGDQSIGEAAILVDDFNSMAKRLQRMAQEQAFWNAAIAHELRTPLTILRGRLQGLAEGVFEPDTAQFYSLLGQVEGLTRVIEDLRVVGLADSGYLELNLQEADLATGIEEDVRLFEPSLADAGFVLQLDMQRRTMRCDPARIRQALLALLDNIRRHATPGNVVVHLSTRDSINYLRVRDDGPGIDEGFAKHIFEAFQRGEHSRSRAQGGSGLGLAVVRAIALAHGGAVTCRRMENGGTLFELSWHA, via the coding sequence GTGAAGATGTTTAACGGCTTGAGCCGTCAGATCATCCTGTCGATGTCCGTTGTGGTGTTGTGCGTGATCGCGTTGGCGGTGATTGGCTCATACATTTTCTACGCGTTGCTTTGGACGTACTGGCCGCTCACCGATGACGAAGTGGATCAGTGGCTGCCGGCCAGTGCCGAGTGGATATGGATGGGCTTGACCACGTGCGTGAGCTTGGCGGTGGGTTCGATCGTGGCGCTGAAATTATCTCGGCGGATCCTGATGCCCTTGAACTCGGTGGCCGAGAACCTGCGCAAACTGGCGGACGGCGACTTGGATGTGCAAGCCGTGGCCGGCGACCAATCCATTGGTGAGGCGGCCATTCTGGTGGATGACTTCAATAGCATGGCCAAACGCTTGCAGCGTATGGCACAGGAGCAGGCGTTCTGGAATGCAGCGATTGCCCACGAACTGCGCACGCCTCTGACCATCCTGCGCGGGCGCCTGCAGGGCTTGGCCGAAGGCGTGTTCGAGCCCGACACCGCGCAGTTCTACAGCCTGCTGGGCCAAGTGGAAGGCTTGACCCGCGTGATCGAGGATTTGCGCGTCGTCGGCCTGGCCGACAGTGGCTACCTGGAACTCAACCTGCAGGAAGCCGACCTGGCCACGGGGATTGAAGAAGATGTGCGGCTGTTCGAACCGAGCCTGGCGGACGCAGGGTTTGTGCTGCAGCTGGACATGCAACGCCGCACGATGCGCTGCGACCCGGCCAGGATCCGCCAGGCCTTGTTGGCGCTGCTGGACAATATCCGCCGGCACGCGACACCGGGCAACGTCGTCGTGCATTTGAGTACCCGCGATTCAATCAATTACCTGCGCGTGCGCGATGACGGCCCCGGCATTGACGAGGGTTTCGCCAAGCACATATTCGAGGCCTTCCAACGCGGTGAACACTCCCGCTCCCGTGCCCAGGGTGGCAGCGGCCTGGGCCTGGCGGTGGTACGCGCGATTGCCCTCGCCCATGGTGGGGCCGTGACCTGCCGACGGATGGAAAACGGCGGAACGCTGTTCGAACTCAGCTGGCACGCTTGA
- a CDS encoding response regulator: MNDFPVASMPRPDNARETQALVLIAEDEPEIADILIAYLKRSGFRTAHALDGRHALEMHLALKPDLLLLDVLMPHVDGWQVLAEVRHRGNTPVIMLTAQDQDMDKLMGLRIGADDYIVKPFNPAEVVARTQAVLRRSLDYSYRACPTVLRVDAFDIDLESYEVTVTVAGKKVPLALTVTEFRLLAQLAKAPKRVFTRAELLAQCSPESDSLERTVDSHISKLRRKIEDLGLQGVPTSIRGVGYRFGSAS, encoded by the coding sequence ATGAATGATTTTCCCGTTGCATCGATGCCCCGACCGGACAACGCCCGCGAAACTCAGGCGCTGGTACTGATTGCGGAAGACGAGCCCGAGATCGCCGACATCCTGATTGCTTATCTCAAACGCAGCGGTTTTCGCACCGCCCACGCACTCGATGGCCGGCACGCCTTAGAAATGCACCTGGCACTCAAGCCGGACCTGCTGTTGCTGGACGTGTTGATGCCTCACGTGGATGGCTGGCAGGTACTCGCCGAAGTGCGCCATCGCGGCAATACGCCGGTGATCATGCTGACGGCGCAGGATCAGGACATGGACAAGCTGATGGGCCTGCGCATCGGGGCCGACGACTACATCGTCAAACCGTTCAACCCGGCAGAGGTGGTGGCCCGCACCCAGGCGGTGCTGCGCCGCTCCCTCGATTACAGCTACCGCGCCTGCCCCACAGTGTTGCGGGTGGATGCGTTTGATATCGACCTGGAAAGCTATGAAGTCACGGTGACTGTCGCCGGTAAAAAAGTGCCGCTGGCCTTGACCGTCACCGAGTTCCGCTTGCTGGCCCAGTTGGCCAAGGCGCCGAAACGGGTGTTTACCCGCGCCGAACTGCTGGCCCAATGCTCCCCGGAAAGTGACAGCCTGGAACGCACGGTCGACAGCCACATCAGCAAACTGCGCCGCAAGATCGAAGACCTCGGGTTGCAGGGCGTGCCCACCAGCATTCGGGGCGTCGGCTACCGCTTTGGAAGTGCCTCGTGA
- a CDS encoding ABC transporter substrate-binding protein: MKKRTLITALALSLIASSHVLAADKPLRIGIEAAYPPFASKTQEGKIEGFDYDIGNALCAQMKAKCVWVEGEFDGLIPSLKVKKIDMALSSMTINEDRKKSVDFSHKYYFTSSRLVMKDGAVVDDQYASLKGKTIGVQRATTTDRYATEVFEPKGIKVKRYSNNEEIYMDLASGRLDAIFADTIPLSDFLNMPRGKGYAFVGPELKDPKYVGEGAGIAVRKGNTALVSELNAAIDGIRASGEYQKISQKYFKSDIYGD; this comes from the coding sequence ATGAAGAAACGCACGCTTATCACCGCTCTGGCCCTGAGCCTGATTGCTTCCAGCCATGTGCTGGCGGCCGACAAACCCCTGCGTATCGGCATCGAGGCGGCGTACCCGCCGTTCGCGTCCAAGACGCAAGAGGGCAAGATCGAGGGGTTCGACTACGACATCGGCAACGCCCTGTGCGCGCAGATGAAAGCCAAGTGCGTGTGGGTGGAAGGTGAGTTCGACGGCCTGATTCCTTCCCTCAAGGTGAAGAAAATCGACATGGCCCTGTCGTCCATGACCATCAACGAAGACCGCAAGAAGTCGGTGGACTTCAGCCACAAGTATTACTTCACCTCCTCGCGCTTGGTGATGAAGGACGGTGCGGTGGTGGATGACCAGTACGCCAGCCTCAAAGGCAAAACCATCGGCGTGCAACGCGCCACGACCACCGACCGTTATGCCACCGAGGTGTTCGAGCCCAAGGGCATCAAGGTCAAGCGCTACAGCAACAACGAAGAGATCTACATGGACCTGGCGTCGGGGCGCCTGGACGCGATCTTTGCCGACACCATCCCGCTGAGTGACTTCCTGAACATGCCGCGCGGCAAGGGCTACGCCTTCGTCGGCCCGGAACTCAAGGACCCCAAATACGTGGGCGAGGGCGCTGGGATTGCGGTGCGCAAAGGCAATACCGCGTTGGTCAGCGAGTTGAATGCCGCCATCGACGGCATCCGCGCCAGTGGTGAGTACCAGAAGATTTCACAGAAGTACTTCAAGTCGGATATCTACGGCGACTGA
- a CDS encoding helix-turn-helix transcriptional regulator — translation MNTAEHDKVMQNFRAIADAIATLFFPHAEVVLHDLRTQKVDYIANNLSKRALGDDSSLEDMLSDDVSEVNIGPYEKLNWDGQKIRSLSTVLHDHKGHRLAVLCINLNISLFENAKAALDLFLSPSKLIPQPDSLFRDDWQERINTFLHAWMRERQLSLNLLTRDHKRELVLALHAEGAFKGKSASNYVANVLGMGRATVYKHLKELKG, via the coding sequence ATGAACACCGCCGAACACGACAAGGTCATGCAGAACTTCCGCGCGATTGCCGATGCGATCGCCACGTTGTTCTTTCCCCACGCGGAAGTGGTGCTGCATGACCTGCGCACGCAAAAAGTCGATTACATCGCCAATAACCTGTCCAAACGCGCCCTCGGTGACGACTCATCGTTGGAGGACATGCTCAGCGATGACGTCAGCGAAGTGAATATCGGCCCGTACGAAAAGCTCAATTGGGACGGTCAGAAAATTCGCAGCCTGAGCACCGTGCTCCACGACCACAAAGGTCACCGGCTGGCGGTGCTGTGCATCAACCTGAATATCTCGCTGTTCGAAAATGCCAAGGCGGCGTTGGATCTGTTCCTGTCGCCAAGCAAGCTGATCCCGCAACCGGACTCGCTGTTTCGTGATGACTGGCAGGAACGGATCAACACCTTCTTGCATGCGTGGATGCGCGAGCGTCAGTTGAGCCTGAACCTGCTGACCCGCGACCATAAGCGCGAACTGGTGTTGGCGTTGCATGCCGAAGGCGCGTTCAAGGGCAAGAGCGCTTCGAACTATGTGGCGAATGTGCTGGGGATGGGGCGGGCGACGGTTTACAAGCACCTTAAGGAATTGAAGGGCTGA
- a CDS encoding NAD(P)/FAD-dependent oxidoreductase: protein MSHADFIIIGGGIAGASTGFWLSQHGKVLVLERENHPAYHSTGRSAALYTAAYGTPQVRALTLASREFFDNPPAGFCEHPLLTPRGEMTVDFSGDPAELESQYLSAKATVSQVERLSADEACARLPILRREKVHGAIFDPTASDIDTDALHQGYLRGIRRNQSEVRTDSHVLGLNRDADGLWHVSTQDATYTAPIIINAAGAWADHIGGLAGAASIGLQPKRRSAFIFAGPEGVDTHHWPMLVALDEAFYMKPDAGMFLGSPANADPVEPQDVQPEELDIAMGIYQIEEATTLTIRRPTRTWAGLRSFVHDGDLLSGFDPQVPGLFWVAAQGGYGIQTSPAMGQASAALVRGAPLPEPLTRFGLDAGMLSPVRLEPH from the coding sequence ATGAGCCATGCAGATTTCATCATCATCGGCGGCGGCATTGCTGGCGCGTCCACAGGTTTCTGGCTCTCGCAGCATGGCAAAGTGCTGGTGCTGGAGCGCGAAAACCACCCGGCCTATCACTCCACCGGGCGTTCGGCGGCGCTCTATACGGCAGCTTATGGCACCCCGCAAGTGCGCGCGCTGACCCTCGCCAGCCGCGAGTTCTTCGACAACCCACCCGCAGGCTTCTGTGAGCACCCGCTGCTGACGCCGCGCGGCGAAATGACCGTGGATTTCAGCGGCGACCCAGCGGAGTTGGAGAGCCAATACCTGAGCGCCAAGGCCACCGTGTCGCAGGTCGAGCGGCTGAGTGCCGACGAGGCCTGCGCGCGGTTGCCGATCCTGCGCCGTGAAAAAGTCCATGGCGCAATCTTCGACCCCACCGCCAGCGACATCGACACCGACGCTCTGCACCAGGGTTATTTACGCGGTATCCGGCGTAACCAAAGCGAAGTGCGCACCGACAGCCACGTGCTCGGTTTGAACCGTGACGCCGACGGCCTGTGGCATGTGAGCACCCAGGATGCGACGTACACCGCGCCGATCATCATCAACGCCGCCGGCGCGTGGGCCGACCATATCGGCGGGCTGGCTGGCGCGGCGTCCATCGGCCTGCAACCCAAGCGCCGTTCGGCGTTTATCTTCGCCGGGCCCGAAGGCGTGGACACCCATCATTGGCCGATGCTGGTGGCCCTCGACGAAGCCTTCTACATGAAGCCCGATGCCGGCATGTTCCTGGGCTCACCGGCCAACGCCGACCCGGTTGAACCGCAAGATGTGCAGCCCGAAGAACTCGACATCGCCATGGGCATCTATCAGATCGAAGAAGCCACCACCTTGACCATCCGCCGCCCGACGCGGACCTGGGCCGGCCTGCGCAGTTTTGTGCACGACGGTGATTTGCTCTCGGGCTTCGATCCGCAGGTGCCCGGGTTGTTCTGGGTGGCGGCACAAGGCGGCTATGGCATCCAGACATCACCGGCCATGGGCCAGGCGAGCGCAGCCCTGGTGCGCGGCGCGCCGCTGCCGGAGCCGTTGACGCGATTCGGCCTGGACGCTGGTATGCTCTCGCCCGTCCGCCTGGAGCCGCATTAA
- a CDS encoding ornithine cyclodeaminase family protein, whose product MSSTPHVINQAQARELLAQIDVPHILRKLFRDLAAGLAVQPAQQWVAFPQGAGDFINYLGVLAEDGVYGVKTSPYIVREQGPLVTAWTLLMSMRTGQPLLLCDAAELTTARTAATTALAVDALAPVAARRLAIIGSGKVAQAHLRYVQNLRDWQHISLYSPSLSRANAETLAHLKGLDPRLTLAQTRDAALDDADVILLCTSSAGPVIDPTRLRKPALITSISTNAPRAHEVPPASLEHMHVFCDYRQTTPGAAGEMLIASERHGWDKRAIVGDLPELLSDMAQRPDYDRHVFFRSIGLGLEDIALANALYQIQR is encoded by the coding sequence ATGTCCAGCACGCCCCACGTGATCAACCAAGCCCAGGCTCGCGAATTACTCGCCCAGATCGATGTGCCTCACATCCTGCGCAAGCTGTTTCGCGACCTGGCCGCAGGGCTTGCAGTGCAACCGGCGCAACAGTGGGTGGCGTTCCCGCAGGGCGCCGGCGACTTTATCAACTACCTGGGCGTGCTGGCCGAAGACGGGGTTTACGGGGTCAAGACCTCGCCGTACATCGTGCGCGAGCAAGGCCCGCTGGTGACGGCATGGACGCTGTTGATGTCGATGCGCACCGGCCAGCCCTTGTTGCTCTGCGATGCGGCTGAGTTGACCACCGCGCGCACCGCCGCCACCACAGCATTGGCGGTGGACGCCCTGGCACCGGTGGCAGCACGGCGCCTGGCGATTATCGGCAGCGGCAAGGTTGCCCAGGCGCATCTGCGTTATGTGCAGAACCTGCGCGACTGGCAGCACATCAGCCTGTATTCGCCCAGCCTGAGCCGAGCAAATGCCGAGACCCTCGCCCACCTCAAAGGCCTGGACCCACGCCTGACCCTCGCCCAGACCCGTGATGCCGCCCTGGACGACGCTGACGTCATCCTGCTCTGCACCTCCTCGGCAGGCCCGGTGATCGACCCGACACGCTTGCGCAAACCCGCACTGATCACCTCCATCAGCACCAATGCCCCGCGCGCCCATGAAGTGCCGCCTGCGAGCCTCGAGCACATGCACGTGTTCTGCGACTATCGCCAGACCACCCCGGGCGCAGCCGGTGAGATGCTGATCGCCAGTGAACGCCACGGCTGGGACAAGCGCGCCATCGTCGGCGACCTGCCCGAATTACTCAGCGACATGGCGCAGCGCCCGGACTACGACCGCCATGTGTTTTTCCGCTCGATCGGCCTGGGCCTGGAAGACATTGCGCTGGCCAATGCCCTGTACCAAATCCAGCGCTAA
- a CDS encoding DUF6124 family protein produces MKKVVPDPPRNTIKDRAAFNRAIDHYLPTQGVQIEDLSFEDALLYTSSLLDSASATTLNCSEQLPNPERAKILAVWHLLEMAKTTVDRSIECLNPAKTPA; encoded by the coding sequence ATGAAAAAAGTCGTCCCCGATCCACCCCGCAACACCATTAAAGACCGCGCCGCCTTCAACCGCGCCATCGACCATTACCTGCCGACCCAAGGTGTTCAAATCGAAGACCTGAGCTTCGAAGACGCCCTGCTCTACACTTCCAGCTTGCTCGACAGCGCTTCGGCCACGACACTCAACTGCAGTGAGCAACTGCCTAACCCCGAGCGGGCGAAGATTCTGGCGGTGTGGCATTTGCTGGAAATGGCCAAGACCACCGTGGACCGCTCTATCGAGTGCCTGAACCCCGCAAAAACGCCGGCCTGA
- a CDS encoding c-type cytochrome, which translates to MNNRRFARTAGWLVLAGAVAAGVLAWYVTRQPASPLEQAPAASFDPALVSRGEYVARVSDCVACHSLPGKTPFAGGLEMATPLGAIHATNITPDRNTGIGAYTAADFDRAVRHGVAPGGRRLYPAMPYPSYAKLSDDDMRALYAFFMKGVEPANQPNIESSIPWPLNMRWPIALWNGVFAPNATYAAKPAQDALWNRGAYIVQGPGHCGSCHTPRGLAFNEKALDESGAPYLAGALLDGWYAPSLRQDHNTGLGRWSEDEIVRFLKTGRNQHAVVYGSMTEAFNNSTQFMSDEDLNAIARYLKSLPGDPQRDGSPWQYQAATARADAPGAHTYATRCASCHGLDGKGQPEWMPPLAGATSALAKENASAINITLNGSQRIVTAGVPDAYRMPAFREQLSDAEIAQVLTYVRGTWGNNGGAVDAAAVNTLRGHTDPASSSPIILHMR; encoded by the coding sequence ATGAACAACCGCCGATTCGCAAGAACCGCAGGCTGGCTGGTGCTGGCCGGCGCGGTCGCAGCAGGCGTACTGGCCTGGTACGTCACCCGCCAGCCCGCTTCGCCTTTAGAACAAGCCCCCGCCGCCAGTTTTGACCCTGCCTTGGTCAGTCGTGGCGAGTACGTCGCCCGCGTCAGCGACTGCGTGGCCTGCCACAGTTTGCCGGGCAAGACGCCGTTCGCTGGCGGCCTGGAAATGGCCACGCCGTTGGGCGCGATTCACGCCACCAACATCACGCCCGACCGCAACACCGGCATCGGCGCCTACACCGCGGCCGACTTCGACCGTGCGGTGCGCCACGGCGTCGCGCCGGGCGGGCGCAGGCTTTACCCGGCCATGCCCTACCCGTCTTACGCCAAGCTCAGCGATGACGACATGCGTGCGCTGTACGCGTTTTTCATGAAGGGCGTGGAGCCGGCCAATCAGCCCAACATCGAAAGCAGCATTCCCTGGCCGCTGAATATGCGCTGGCCTATCGCCCTGTGGAACGGCGTGTTCGCACCCAACGCCACCTACGCGGCCAAACCCGCCCAGGACGCGCTGTGGAACCGTGGCGCCTACATCGTCCAAGGCCCCGGCCATTGCGGCAGTTGCCACACACCGCGCGGCCTGGCCTTCAACGAGAAGGCACTGGACGAGTCCGGCGCGCCCTACCTGGCTGGCGCTCTGCTCGATGGCTGGTATGCACCGAGCTTGCGCCAGGACCACAACACCGGGTTGGGGCGCTGGAGCGAGGACGAGATCGTGCGGTTCCTCAAGACCGGGCGCAACCAGCATGCGGTGGTGTATGGCTCGATGACCGAGGCGTTCAATAACTCCACGCAGTTCATGAGCGATGAGGATTTGAACGCCATCGCCCGCTACCTCAAGTCCCTGCCCGGCGACCCGCAGCGCGACGGTTCGCCGTGGCAGTATCAGGCGGCCACCGCGCGCGCGGACGCCCCTGGTGCCCACACCTACGCAACCCGCTGCGCGTCCTGCCATGGCCTGGACGGCAAGGGCCAGCCGGAGTGGATGCCACCGCTGGCGGGCGCCACCTCAGCACTGGCCAAGGAAAACGCCTCGGCGATCAACATCACGCTTAATGGTTCACAACGGATCGTGACGGCGGGTGTGCCGGACGCCTACCGTATGCCGGCGTTTCGGGAGCAATTGTCGGATGCGGAAATCGCGCAGGTGCTGACTTACGTGCGTGGTACGTGGGGCAACAACGGCGGTGCAGTCGATGCAGCGGCGGTGAACACGCTGCGCGGGCACACCGACCCGGCGAGCAGCAGCCCGATTATTCTGCATATGCGTTAA
- a CDS encoding xanthine dehydrogenase family protein molybdopterin-binding subunit, which translates to MSTPKAFFDAPLSEPVNLSRRHFLASTAVGALVIGFGLPLGSARVYAATANAAERGTQVPAFLEIRPDGSVRLLSPFMEGGQGTHTAMAQIVGEELDADPATFVVEAAPPGEAYVVMENGMRITGGSMSVRMSYPTMRRLGALARAMLLQAGAEQLGVPVAQLTTQPGRVVHAASGRSLGYGELAGRALDMPVPDPATITLRDPSQFRWIGKPVKRLDAYDKSTGKAQYSIDIKVDGMLHAAVQHAPRLGMTVGSLRNQAQVEAMKGVHSVHQLPGAVAVVAERWWHAKRAVEALQVEWLEAAADSTLRAMPADFSSDKYRDFLAAQQGPARDDENEGDVAGALANAKTKVEATYHNQYVNHAQLEPPSALARFNPDGTLEVWLPNQAPDMFRADMAKRTGLDPAKITLHSPLLGGFFGRHFLYDSANPYPQAIALAKAVGRPVKLIWSREEEFLRDVLRPVAVVKFRAALDAQGFPLAIEAVSATEGPSEAIAGKQGDKIDPTALEGLSGKSYAIPNKRIAQIYVKGPTMLGYWRSVGNSLNDFFYEAFLDELADKGGHDPYELRLHLLRDNKRLTTLLQAVGELSGGWKRGPYTAEDGSRRARGVAMASPFGSHAAVVAEVSIENGQVKVHHIWEAIDPGSIVNPAIIEAQVNGAVALGLSQTLLEEAVYVDGKPRARNYDLYPILPMSRMAQVHVKIVESGEKMGGIGEPPLPAVAPAVANAVAHLTGQRIRSLPLSRYTFA; encoded by the coding sequence ATGAGCACGCCCAAGGCATTCTTCGACGCGCCCCTGAGCGAACCGGTCAACCTGTCGCGCCGACACTTCCTGGCCAGTACCGCCGTGGGCGCGCTAGTGATCGGCTTTGGCCTGCCCCTGGGCTCGGCCCGGGTTTACGCCGCCACGGCCAACGCGGCAGAACGCGGCACCCAGGTGCCGGCATTTCTGGAGATCCGCCCCGACGGCAGCGTGCGCCTGCTCAGCCCCTTCATGGAAGGCGGGCAAGGCACCCACACCGCGATGGCGCAGATTGTCGGTGAAGAGCTGGACGCCGACCCCGCCACCTTCGTGGTCGAGGCCGCGCCGCCCGGCGAGGCGTATGTGGTGATGGAAAACGGTATGCGCATCACCGGCGGCAGCATGTCGGTGCGCATGAGCTACCCAACCATGCGCCGCCTCGGCGCCCTGGCCCGCGCGATGCTGCTGCAGGCCGGCGCCGAGCAGCTCGGTGTACCGGTGGCGCAGTTGACCACCCAACCCGGCCGCGTGGTGCATGCCGCGTCCGGTCGCTCGCTGGGCTACGGTGAACTGGCCGGGCGCGCCTTGGACATGCCGGTGCCCGATCCGGCCACCATCACCTTGCGCGACCCGAGCCAGTTCCGCTGGATCGGTAAGCCGGTGAAACGCCTGGATGCCTACGACAAATCCACCGGCAAGGCGCAATACAGCATCGACATCAAAGTCGACGGCATGCTCCACGCCGCCGTCCAGCACGCGCCACGCCTGGGCATGACCGTGGGCAGCCTGCGTAACCAGGCGCAGGTCGAAGCCATGAAAGGCGTGCACTCGGTGCATCAACTGCCCGGCGCCGTGGCCGTGGTTGCCGAACGCTGGTGGCACGCCAAGCGCGCGGTGGAAGCCCTACAAGTGGAATGGCTGGAAGCCGCTGCGGACTCGACCCTACGCGCGATGCCGGCGGATTTCTCCAGCGACAAATACCGCGACTTCCTCGCCGCCCAGCAAGGCCCGGCCCGCGACGATGAAAACGAAGGCGATGTAGCCGGTGCGCTGGCAAACGCCAAAACCAAGGTCGAAGCCACCTACCATAACCAGTACGTCAACCACGCCCAGTTGGAGCCGCCGTCGGCATTGGCACGCTTCAACCCCGACGGCACGCTGGAGGTCTGGCTGCCCAACCAAGCGCCGGACATGTTCCGCGCCGACATGGCCAAGCGCACCGGCCTCGACCCGGCGAAGATCACCCTGCATTCACCGCTGCTGGGCGGCTTTTTCGGCCGACACTTTTTGTATGACTCGGCCAACCCTTACCCGCAGGCCATCGCGCTGGCCAAGGCCGTCGGCCGCCCGGTCAAGCTGATCTGGAGCCGTGAGGAAGAGTTCCTGCGCGACGTGCTGCGCCCGGTCGCGGTGGTTAAGTTCCGCGCGGCGCTGGACGCCCAAGGGTTCCCGCTGGCGATTGAAGCCGTGAGCGCCACCGAAGGCCCCAGCGAAGCCATTGCCGGCAAACAGGGCGACAAAATCGACCCCACGGCCCTCGAAGGGCTGTCGGGCAAAAGCTACGCGATCCCCAACAAGCGTATCGCGCAGATCTACGTCAAAGGCCCGACCATGCTCGGCTACTGGCGCTCGGTGGGCAATTCGCTGAATGACTTCTTCTACGAAGCGTTCCTCGATGAGCTGGCCGACAAAGGTGGGCACGACCCGTACGAGCTGCGCCTGCACTTGCTACGCGACAACAAGCGGCTGACCACCCTACTGCAAGCGGTGGGCGAGTTGTCAGGCGGCTGGAAGCGTGGCCCCTACACCGCAGAAGACGGCAGCCGCCGCGCGCGTGGCGTGGCCATGGCGTCACCGTTCGGCTCCCACGCTGCCGTGGTCGCCGAAGTGTCGATCGAAAACGGCCAGGTCAAGGTGCACCACATCTGGGAAGCCATCGACCCGGGCAGCATCGTCAACCCGGCGATCATCGAAGCGCAGGTCAATGGCGCCGTAGCACTGGGCTTGTCGCAAACCTTGCTGGAGGAAGCGGTGTACGTGGACGGCAAACCACGGGCGCGCAACTACGACCTGTACCCGATCCTGCCTATGTCGCGAATGGCGCAGGTGCACGTGAAGATCGTCGAGAGTGGCGAAAAAATGGGCGGTATCGGTGAACCACCACTGCCTGCCGTGGCGCCGGCCGTGGCCAATGCGGTCGCGCACCTGACGGGCCAGCGCATCCGCAGCCTGCCTTTGAGCCGATACACTTTCGCCTGA
- a CDS encoding (2Fe-2S)-binding protein: MQLRINQKAYEVDADADTPLLWVIRDDLGLTGTKYGCGLAQCGACSVLVDGNVVRSCVTPVAGVVGREITTIEAIEADDVGKRVVAAWVEHQVAQCGYCQSGQVMAATALLKHTPAPSDAQIEAAMINLCRCGTYNAIRTAVHDLAKERV, from the coding sequence ATGCAATTACGTATCAACCAAAAGGCCTACGAGGTCGATGCCGACGCGGACACACCGTTACTCTGGGTAATCCGCGATGATCTGGGGCTGACCGGCACCAAATACGGGTGCGGCCTGGCCCAATGCGGCGCCTGCTCGGTGCTGGTGGACGGCAACGTGGTGCGCTCCTGCGTGACGCCGGTGGCAGGCGTGGTCGGCCGCGAGATCACTACCATCGAGGCGATTGAAGCCGATGACGTGGGCAAGCGCGTGGTCGCGGCCTGGGTCGAGCATCAAGTGGCGCAGTGCGGTTACTGCCAGTCCGGCCAGGTGATGGCCGCCACCGCGCTGCTCAAGCACACCCCGGCGCCCAGCGATGCGCAGATTGAAGCGGCGATGATCAACCTGTGCCGCTGCGGCACCTACAACGCGATCCGCACCGCCGTGCATGATTTGGCCAAGGAGCGCGTCTGA